The region TCCAGCCGGACCCGATCGCCCCGGTTCAGCCGGATGAAGCGCTGACGCATCTTGCCGGAAATGTGCGCCAGGACCTGGTGTTTGTTGTCGAGTTCGACCCGAAACATGGTCCCGGGCAGCACGGCGGTGATGGTGCCTTCGGTCGTGAGCTCGGCTTCGTTGGGCATGGCAAAGGTAACGGAAGAAGGTGCTTGGTGGGCTGGGAAAGGGGCCGACGGGGCCGCTCCAACCCGCGCGTCCCGTCGCCGGACACCC is a window of Verrucomicrobiota bacterium DNA encoding:
- the infA gene encoding translation initiation factor IF-1, translating into MPNEAELTTEGTITAVLPGTMFRVELDNKHQVLAHISGKMRQRFIRLNRGDRVRLEMSPYDLSKARIVYRLK